In a genomic window of Rhinopithecus roxellana isolate Shanxi Qingling chromosome 2, ASM756505v1, whole genome shotgun sequence:
- the LOC104677753 gene encoding skin secretory protein xP2-like: KDGGVGPALSAAPAAASHLGPRPPDRGVVAELGWGPGSYTPGQDATAPGGWPRRRRGEGPGRLRSAPPPLPAPACVAAAGTPLPTPWGSLAPGPPGRGRSSGASSAFSHRGAATQSRSVVAASLPPKPPAPAQARARAPAPAPAPACAAAAAAGREGEGGRGVRPRLPLAQVRAKVSAASAGGLGLSDAPSLLLSAAAAAAAPGAQLAVSLALCGALASLQREGREESGACR; encoded by the coding sequence AAGGACGGCGGCGTCGGTCCTGCTCTCTCCGCCGCCCCAGCCGCAGCTTCACATCTGGGTCCCCGCCCCCCCGACCGGGGGGTGGTTGCCGAACTTGGTTGGGGCCCCGGTTCATACACTCCGGGGCAAGATGCTACGGCCCCGGGCGGGTGGCCGAGGCGGCGGCGAGGCGAGGGACCCGGCCGGCTCCGCTCGGCGCCGCCCCCGCTCCCGGCTCCCGCATGTGTCGCTGCGGCTGGGACCCCCCTCCCTACACCTTGGGGGTCTCTCGCCCCAGGCCCCCCGGGACGAGGCAGAAGCTCCGGCGCCTCCTCAGCGTTCTCTCACCGCGGAGCAGCTACCCAGTCCCGGTCGGTGGTAGCCGCCTCCCTGCCCCCCAAGCCGCCGGCTCCGGCTCAGGCTCGGGCTCGGGCTCCGGCTCCGGCTCCGGCTCCGGCGTGTGCAGCAGCCGCCGCTGCCGGCCGGGAAGGTGAGGGGGGGAGAGGAGTACGGCCGCGGCTCCCGCTGGCCCAGGTGAGAGCGAAGGTCTCGGCGGCCAGTGCAGGGGGGCTGGGTCTTTCGGATGCGCCTTCGCTCTTACTCTcagcggcagcagcagcggcagcgCCCGGAGCTCAGCTCGCTGTCTCCCTCGCTCTGTGCGGGGCTCTCGCCTCACTCCAGAGAGAGGGGCGGGAGGAGAGCGGCGCCTGCCGATGA